In one window of Pirellulales bacterium DNA:
- the crcB gene encoding fluoride efflux transporter CrcB yields the protein MKWILIASGGAAGSVLRYAVQSAVNRLAYVNFPFGTLAVNVVGCLCIGLLAAMFNGPVLVREEYRVGLTVGVLGGFTTFSAFGLETFLLANDGQLRWALANMVGSCMLGLMAVWSGYRLAEYWFGVA from the coding sequence ATGAAATGGATTTTGATCGCCAGCGGTGGTGCGGCCGGTTCGGTGCTGCGCTACGCCGTGCAAAGCGCGGTAAATCGATTGGCGTACGTCAACTTTCCATTCGGCACTTTGGCGGTGAACGTTGTCGGCTGTCTGTGCATTGGGTTGCTAGCGGCCATGTTCAACGGTCCCGTTCTCGTACGCGAAGAATACCGCGTCGGGTTGACCGTTGGCGTACTAGGAGGCTTCACCACGTTTTCGGCATTCGGGCTCGAAACGTTTCTGCTGGCCAACGACGGACAGTTACGTTGGGCATTAGCAAACATGGTCGGCAGTTGTATGTTGGGCTTGATGGCGGTGTGGAGCGGCTATCGCCTGGCCGAGTATTGGTTCGGCGTTGCCTGA
- a CDS encoding DUF190 domain-containing protein, with the protein MKTPEEGYLLRVFIGESNKWHGRPLYEAIVLKARELHLAGATVFRGPMGYGAQSRLHTAKILQLSEDLPFVVEIIDSKEKIDELLPHIDEMIQEGLVTLEPVQVIKYRASDHPS; encoded by the coding sequence ATGAAAACTCCCGAGGAAGGTTATTTGCTGCGCGTCTTCATAGGCGAAAGCAACAAATGGCATGGCCGACCGCTCTACGAGGCCATCGTGCTCAAGGCACGCGAACTGCACCTGGCCGGAGCCACCGTGTTCCGCGGGCCGATGGGCTACGGCGCACAGAGCCGCCTCCACACGGCTAAAATTCTACAGCTTTCGGAGGATTTGCCGTTTGTAGTCGAGATCATTGATTCCAAGGAAAAAATCGATGAGCTACTGCCGCACATCGACGAAATGATACAAGAGGGCCTGGTCACACTGGAGCCTGTGCAGGTCATCAAGTATCGTGCCAGTGATCACCCCAGCTGA
- a CDS encoding CPXCG motif-containing cysteine-rich protein, producing the protein MQDEAAYICDACGEEIVIPLDLSAGESQQYVEDCPVCCHPNVIHVELDREGELRIWAEAE; encoded by the coding sequence ATGCAAGACGAAGCTGCCTACATCTGCGACGCGTGTGGCGAGGAAATCGTCATCCCGCTCGACCTTTCGGCAGGCGAGAGCCAGCAGTACGTCGAAGATTGCCCCGTCTGCTGTCATCCCAACGTGATCCACGTAGAACTCGACCGTGAGGGCGAACTTCGGATTTGGGCCGAGGCGGAATGA
- a CDS encoding serine/threonine-protein kinase produces the protein MDPIPKPTEERTRTERGETTDGHRHEHVDRTQVKSPGREPASAVPAAAHMPSIDGHNDGQGRDAGRGHDATSILGITDPALAAEIAELNECLTRIEHVRRAAGDATAGATARQFRNLVPGIEDGGARDPVHVRSTPSEIDDQAVRQFGRFEIVRELGRGGLGVVLLVHDPVLQRRVALKIPRPEALLTPDLRQRFQREAQAAARLTHPHIVPVYEVGEIGPICFIASAFVEGESLAAWLRERPHPLDARRAAELVADLADAMHYAHLQGVLHRDLKPANVLLERSDATAEGSIVSPLVAKISDFGMAKIVDLAGDETRTGAILGTPAYMAPEQVSGSHQQIGPAIDVYGLGAILYELLTGRAPFCGDSDAAILAQLVTDDPPAPRRIDPRLSRDLEAICLRALERNPTKRYASAGDMAADLRRFLTGEPTSARPLGFARRVVKYGRRNPLVVALASVMIVASLSIAGLAGAWVSDRVSASRAIATAQVAAAIADGIERQHQYASHIQHAADALRHGNRHEVLDLLRQCQSLAREPVSCGIEWDFLWGQVNRGERTLTGHPRGVSAVRFAPQGDLVASCGKDSRIILWDTKNWTKRAELSYATNKDVSVVEFSPDGSLLAAGGDDGRIVVYRVGNLAVIYDEPVVDGRVFDLTWVGDNRHIAVGGDGTVLSIIDPVSHEHRRKLLQVSTEGRPQGYGHPDEISVLAYLPSRQAIVAFLSPPTVHIVEPDSLASIAPSSLVHPLVGVACTIPVGPGYFATTSGVGPIEVFDARDGVVVAALELAGHIQSMRYSAATDRLVVGFREGAMQMIDFQALLSGRPSTGPRLCAHNDRTESLDFSPDGAWLVSGSRDGEIKLWRASTFNDPVDVPIDGAPEAIEFSPCGRWFALTTKSEVGAWRMQVLDARTGVLIWSASVATSPNPVWCANARFFAFAPEGDEIACAEGSVVRTRNVRTGKTNATHPLPANDSPASVAYSPDGRFLNVQWPYTKTLALDRVSGIKSEQSQGASKNGLGMLRTVRGETLLDIEPSHNLTLRTPFSREAVATLNGPTEAVSRAVVSKDGRFLASGGREGIVYFWDLSTPSLRGKCVGHEAAIRDLVFSPSGHAILSQSDDGTVRLWDLATRAELLRFGTKQQPAISMALHPSGKVLVLGVEQEHRYGLQIHRLGPDRDLLEHVVATTFGGE, from the coding sequence ATGGACCCCATTCCCAAGCCAACCGAGGAACGCACACGGACCGAGCGTGGTGAAACCACCGACGGGCATCGACATGAGCACGTCGATCGCACGCAGGTCAAGTCGCCGGGCCGTGAGCCAGCGTCCGCGGTTCCGGCAGCGGCGCACATGCCCTCAATCGACGGGCACAATGATGGGCAAGGCCGCGACGCTGGTCGCGGACACGACGCCACTTCAATTTTAGGGATAACTGATCCGGCGTTGGCTGCCGAGATCGCTGAGCTCAACGAGTGCTTAACTCGCATCGAGCACGTGCGCCGCGCGGCTGGAGATGCCACTGCGGGTGCAACTGCCCGGCAATTTAGGAATCTGGTGCCAGGGATCGAGGATGGTGGCGCCCGCGATCCAGTTCACGTCCGGTCGACCCCCAGTGAGATTGACGATCAAGCGGTCCGGCAATTCGGCCGCTTCGAGATCGTGCGAGAGCTAGGGCGGGGAGGATTAGGTGTCGTGCTGCTGGTGCACGATCCGGTATTGCAGCGGCGGGTGGCGCTCAAGATCCCGCGGCCCGAGGCGCTTTTGACCCCTGACTTGCGCCAACGTTTCCAACGCGAAGCGCAAGCCGCCGCGCGGCTCACGCATCCGCATATCGTACCTGTGTACGAAGTGGGAGAGATTGGGCCCATTTGCTTCATTGCTTCGGCGTTTGTCGAAGGGGAAAGCCTGGCCGCTTGGCTCCGCGAGCGACCCCATCCGCTCGACGCACGCCGCGCCGCCGAGTTAGTTGCTGACCTGGCAGACGCTATGCATTACGCTCATCTCCAGGGAGTCTTGCACCGTGACCTGAAGCCCGCCAACGTACTATTGGAGCGAAGCGACGCAACCGCCGAGGGATCAATCGTATCGCCGTTGGTGGCGAAGATTTCGGACTTCGGCATGGCAAAGATTGTCGATTTGGCTGGAGACGAAACGCGCACGGGCGCCATTCTTGGCACTCCGGCCTATATGGCTCCGGAACAGGTCAGCGGGAGCCATCAGCAAATCGGTCCGGCGATCGACGTCTATGGGCTGGGCGCCATTCTGTACGAACTCCTGACCGGCCGCGCTCCGTTTTGTGGCGACTCGGACGCGGCCATCCTGGCGCAGCTTGTAACGGACGACCCTCCGGCACCGCGCCGGATAGATCCAAGATTGTCTCGCGACCTGGAGGCGATTTGCCTGCGCGCACTCGAAAGAAATCCTACGAAACGCTACGCCTCCGCTGGCGACATGGCCGCCGACTTGCGTCGTTTCCTAACGGGTGAGCCCACCTCGGCGCGACCCTTGGGATTTGCGCGACGGGTTGTAAAGTATGGGCGGCGTAACCCTCTGGTCGTGGCACTGGCCTCGGTCATGATTGTGGCGTCACTATCGATCGCGGGACTGGCAGGGGCCTGGGTTTCCGATCGCGTGTCGGCCTCACGCGCGATTGCTACCGCGCAAGTGGCTGCCGCAATTGCTGACGGAATCGAACGTCAGCACCAGTACGCATCGCATATTCAACATGCCGCCGACGCGCTGCGACATGGCAATCGCCATGAAGTGCTGGACTTGCTTCGCCAATGTCAATCTCTCGCCCGCGAGCCAGTCTCTTGCGGCATTGAATGGGATTTTCTGTGGGGTCAGGTAAATCGAGGGGAGCGAACTTTAACCGGGCATCCGCGCGGGGTTTCCGCCGTCCGTTTTGCTCCGCAAGGAGATCTGGTTGCTTCGTGCGGAAAGGATAGCCGTATCATCCTTTGGGATACCAAGAACTGGACCAAGCGCGCGGAACTGAGCTATGCCACAAACAAAGACGTCTCGGTCGTCGAGTTTTCACCCGACGGATCGTTGTTGGCCGCAGGCGGGGATGATGGACGGATTGTCGTATATCGCGTCGGCAATTTGGCCGTCATCTATGACGAACCGGTTGTCGACGGCCGCGTCTTTGACCTGACTTGGGTGGGTGACAATAGGCACATTGCCGTGGGGGGCGACGGCACGGTTTTATCGATCATCGATCCGGTTTCCCATGAACATAGGCGCAAACTTCTGCAAGTTTCGACCGAGGGCCGGCCGCAAGGCTACGGTCATCCAGATGAGATCAGCGTGTTGGCTTATCTGCCAAGCCGGCAAGCAATTGTTGCCTTCTTGAGTCCGCCGACGGTTCATATTGTCGAGCCGGATTCCCTCGCCAGCATCGCTCCCTCGTCACTTGTCCATCCACTTGTCGGAGTCGCATGCACGATTCCGGTCGGACCGGGTTATTTTGCGACCACGAGCGGAGTCGGTCCCATTGAGGTTTTCGATGCGCGCGACGGGGTAGTTGTGGCCGCATTGGAACTGGCCGGTCACATCCAATCCATGCGCTATTCAGCGGCGACCGATAGGTTGGTCGTAGGGTTCCGCGAAGGCGCGATGCAGATGATTGACTTTCAGGCGCTTCTCAGCGGGCGCCCCTCAACGGGACCACGGCTCTGCGCGCACAACGACCGCACTGAGTCGCTCGATTTTTCGCCGGACGGAGCGTGGCTGGTGTCGGGCAGTCGCGACGGTGAAATCAAGCTGTGGCGAGCTTCCACGTTCAACGATCCGGTCGACGTGCCCATCGACGGCGCGCCCGAGGCCATCGAGTTCTCTCCTTGCGGCCGCTGGTTTGCCTTGACCACCAAGTCCGAGGTCGGCGCCTGGCGAATGCAGGTATTGGATGCCCGGACTGGAGTCTTGATTTGGTCCGCCAGTGTCGCGACATCGCCCAATCCAGTATGGTGCGCCAACGCGAGGTTCTTTGCATTTGCCCCGGAGGGGGACGAAATCGCCTGTGCCGAGGGCTCGGTAGTTCGCACCCGGAACGTACGCACTGGAAAGACGAATGCCACACATCCGCTACCCGCGAACGATTCTCCGGCCAGCGTCGCCTACTCACCAGACGGACGATTTCTCAACGTGCAGTGGCCGTATACCAAGACTTTGGCATTAGATCGTGTTTCGGGCATCAAGTCAGAGCAATCGCAAGGCGCCTCAAAAAATGGCCTGGGGATGCTCCGTACGGTACGTGGCGAGACGTTGTTAGACATCGAGCCATCGCACAATCTGACACTGCGAACGCCATTTTCCAGGGAAGCTGTCGCGACATTGAACGGGCCGACAGAAGCCGTGAGCCGCGCCGTCGTGTCGAAAGACGGTCGATTTCTTGCCAGCGGCGGACGCGAAGGCATCGTTTACTTTTGGGACCTAAGCACCCCCAGCTTGCGAGGCAAGTGCGTTGGCCACGAGGCCGCGATTCGCGACCTTGTCTTTTCACCATCTGGGCATGCCATTCTCAGCCAAAGCGACGATGGGACCGTTCGACTTTGGGATCTGGCAACCCGTGCGGAGTTGCTGCGATTCGGTACGAAGCAGCAGCCCGCTATTTCAATGGCGCTGCATCCCTCGGGCAAGGTATTGGTGCTAGGCGTCGAACAAGAGCACCGATACGGCCTGCAAATCCATCGTCTGGGGCCTGATCGAGACTTGCTCGAACACGTGGTAGCGACGACATTCGGCGGTGAATGA
- a CDS encoding biopolymer transporter ExbD: MTAMVDIVFFLLIFFMLTSFNSQQASIEMPAPAPPTGATGKATARRTVEDFEKDGDFVVVRIDADDTVWVEEAVAMTPIDVAAKLRQATRGSDGPQRMLVVGHSEASHGAAVMVMDAGHSVGIDDVRLAVKDDD, encoded by the coding sequence ATGACGGCCATGGTCGACATTGTATTCTTTCTATTGATCTTCTTTATGCTCACGTCGTTCAACTCACAGCAGGCTTCGATCGAAATGCCGGCCCCTGCCCCGCCCACCGGTGCCACGGGCAAGGCCACCGCACGTCGTACGGTTGAGGATTTTGAGAAGGACGGAGACTTCGTCGTCGTTCGCATAGACGCCGATGACACGGTATGGGTCGAGGAGGCCGTCGCCATGACCCCCATTGACGTTGCCGCAAAGCTGCGTCAGGCCACACGCGGTAGCGACGGTCCACAACGAATGCTGGTCGTGGGGCACAGCGAAGCCTCGCATGGCGCCGCCGTGATGGTGATGGATGCCGGCCACTCGGTGGGCATTGATGACGTGCGGCTGGCGGTGAAGGACGACGATTAG
- a CDS encoding biopolymer transporter ExbD — translation MSSMNSLASSFSSGSLTGKHDEELDLHVDMTAMIDLVFMLTIFFLLTSLATALAELDLPMATHVTAADMETSLLISVVAKGKGDRAQVYIGEIGSGELVPDAQLDERIASAVQQALKEGRKNVIVKAEKGVSLGTDARIGSAVAAASEDMKLNFAVMEKD, via the coding sequence ATGTCAAGCATGAATTCCCTAGCATCGAGTTTCAGCAGCGGCTCCCTCACGGGCAAGCATGACGAGGAGCTCGATCTGCACGTCGACATGACGGCCATGATCGATTTGGTGTTCATGCTCACCATCTTCTTTCTCTTGACCTCGCTCGCCACGGCTTTGGCCGAGCTAGATCTGCCGATGGCCACGCACGTCACGGCCGCCGACATGGAGACATCGCTCTTGATCAGTGTCGTCGCCAAAGGAAAGGGCGACCGTGCGCAAGTCTATATCGGCGAGATCGGATCGGGTGAATTGGTGCCCGATGCTCAGCTGGATGAGAGAATCGCATCCGCCGTGCAACAGGCGCTGAAAGAGGGTCGCAAGAACGTAATCGTGAAGGCGGAAAAAGGCGTTTCGCTTGGGACCGACGCCCGTATTGGCTCGGCGGTCGCCGCGGCCAGCGAAGATATGAAGCTCAACTTTGCCGTAATGGAGAAAGATTGA
- a CDS encoding MotA/TolQ/ExbB proton channel family protein, which produces MNVNSLAKMLGDATYGFLALNLLWGLFCAILVWRRLRELRFRNEEEQQLFLNEINDTITAGDFDAAIERCELDPRALPQLTRIVLMNRDLDSDDLRQVVSERLQRDVLVPMENRVNWILTVVRNGPLLGLFGTVLGMMAAFGLIGTGVKVQPAQIASEIAVALICTAMGLGTAIPLGYVANSLNMRIRDLQETLSHALLRLLGRFRPPV; this is translated from the coding sequence ATGAACGTTAATTCATTGGCCAAGATGCTGGGGGACGCCACCTACGGGTTTTTGGCGCTCAACCTGCTGTGGGGGTTGTTTTGCGCGATCCTGGTCTGGCGGCGGCTCCGCGAGCTGCGTTTTCGCAACGAAGAAGAGCAGCAGCTATTCCTCAACGAGATCAATGACACGATCACCGCCGGAGATTTTGACGCGGCTATTGAACGCTGCGAACTCGATCCCAGGGCACTTCCGCAATTGACGCGGATCGTGTTGATGAACCGCGATCTCGATTCCGACGACCTGCGGCAAGTCGTCTCCGAGCGTTTGCAGCGTGACGTGCTCGTGCCGATGGAAAATCGCGTGAACTGGATTCTGACCGTGGTACGGAACGGTCCGTTGCTGGGACTGTTTGGCACGGTGCTGGGCATGATGGCGGCGTTCGGGCTGATTGGCACCGGGGTTAAGGTTCAGCCGGCACAGATTGCCAGCGAAATTGCCGTGGCGCTGATTTGCACCGCGATGGGATTGGGGACGGCGATTCCGTTGGGATATGTGGCGAACAGCTTGAATATGAGAATCCGCGACCTACAAGAGACGCTTAGCCATGCGCTGCTGCGGTTGTTGGGGCGCTTTCGACCGCCCGTGTAG
- the pelA gene encoding pectate lyase — translation MFAIVFSAATALAAADRADRYLAEPDSWFRSLQGRQVLENVLSFQTPLGSWPKNIDNTSAAFKGDPSTLKGTFDNSATTSELQLLARAHSVAPDARIRTAFIKGLDHILAAQYPHGGWPQRFPPGDGYARHITFNDDTMVRLMNLLRDVSNTDDKALVDDRRRELASQAFDRGVDGILRCQIIVGGTPTAWCAQHDENDFRPRPARTYELASLSGSESVGITRLLMSIDKPSPDIMRAVEGAMAWFESAKLRGLKVEYRDDPRAPRGKDKVVVEDPSAGPLWARFYDIETNQPIFVDRDGIPKKHLSDIGYERRNGYGWLGTSPQSLLETDYPRWRKQWANNN, via the coding sequence ATGTTCGCCATAGTGTTTTCGGCGGCCACGGCCCTCGCCGCTGCGGATCGGGCCGATCGTTACCTGGCCGAGCCCGACAGCTGGTTCCGTTCGCTCCAGGGACGACAGGTTCTGGAAAATGTTCTTTCGTTCCAGACCCCTCTCGGAAGCTGGCCCAAGAATATCGACAATACCTCGGCTGCTTTTAAAGGCGACCCCTCGACACTGAAGGGGACTTTCGACAATTCAGCCACAACCAGCGAACTGCAGCTTTTGGCGCGAGCACATAGCGTCGCGCCCGATGCCCGAATACGAACGGCCTTTATCAAAGGTTTGGATCACATTCTGGCGGCTCAATATCCGCATGGCGGCTGGCCGCAGCGATTTCCCCCTGGCGACGGGTACGCGCGCCACATCACATTCAACGACGACACGATGGTCCGACTAATGAACCTATTGCGGGACGTGTCAAATACCGACGACAAGGCACTGGTCGACGATCGTCGTCGTGAGTTGGCGAGTCAGGCATTCGATCGTGGCGTGGATGGTATTTTACGCTGTCAGATTATTGTCGGCGGCACACCGACGGCCTGGTGCGCGCAGCATGACGAAAATGACTTTCGTCCTCGGCCGGCCCGCACGTACGAACTCGCCTCGCTGAGCGGTTCAGAAAGCGTGGGTATCACGCGGCTTTTAATGAGCATCGACAAACCAAGCCCAGATATCATGCGCGCGGTGGAGGGAGCCATGGCCTGGTTCGAGAGCGCCAAACTCAGGGGGTTGAAGGTCGAATATCGCGACGACCCGCGGGCGCCTCGCGGCAAGGACAAGGTCGTGGTCGAGGATCCAAGCGCCGGTCCGCTGTGGGCGCGATTCTACGACATCGAAACGAATCAGCCGATCTTTGTCGATCGTGACGGCATACCTAAAAAACACTTGTCCGACATTGGCTACGAGCGCCGCAATGGCTATGGCTGGCTAGGCACTTCGCCACAATCGCTTTTGGAGACCGACTATCCCAGGTGGCGCAAGCAATGGGCAAACAACAATTGA
- a CDS encoding radical SAM protein: MAPSNNLPGEAEKLFTQHPRSFETNRFVYPVVSRRSGGVSVGVNLNPDKICNFDCIYCQVDRVSASETRFVGIEQLLSELDHMLTLVVCGELFEHARFRETPVALRRLNDIAFSGDGEPTTYRDFDEIVAACAAVKQRHKLDTVKMVLITNASMFHRPAVARGLAILDKNQGEIWAKLEAGTDAYYHLVERTTVPFRRILDNITAAAQVRPLVIQALFMRIAGHAPTMAELEAFCDRLNEIQLSGGKLSRVQIYTVARPPAEATVTPLTDAEVDAIAQMVHDRAGITTNAYYGSVAPAS; this comes from the coding sequence ATGGCTCCCTCGAACAATTTGCCCGGCGAAGCCGAGAAGCTGTTTACGCAGCATCCGCGGTCGTTCGAGACCAATCGCTTTGTCTATCCGGTCGTTAGTCGGCGATCGGGCGGCGTATCGGTCGGGGTGAACCTGAATCCCGACAAGATCTGCAATTTTGATTGCATCTACTGCCAGGTCGATCGCGTGAGCGCGAGCGAAACGCGATTTGTGGGCATCGAGCAACTGCTGTCCGAGTTGGACCATATGCTCACTCTCGTGGTCTGTGGCGAGTTGTTCGAGCATGCACGCTTTCGCGAAACTCCTGTGGCGCTACGTCGGCTGAACGACATCGCCTTTAGCGGCGACGGCGAGCCGACAACGTATCGCGACTTCGACGAGATCGTCGCAGCCTGCGCCGCCGTCAAGCAGCGACATAAGCTCGACACCGTCAAGATGGTGCTGATCACTAACGCCAGCATGTTTCATCGTCCGGCTGTCGCGCGCGGCCTTGCGATTCTTGACAAGAACCAGGGCGAGATTTGGGCCAAGCTCGAAGCCGGTACCGACGCGTACTATCACCTGGTCGAGCGGACCACGGTCCCGTTTCGGCGTATTCTCGATAACATCACTGCGGCGGCTCAGGTGCGGCCACTCGTCATTCAGGCGTTGTTTATGAGGATCGCCGGCCACGCACCGACCATGGCTGAGCTCGAAGCCTTTTGCGACCGATTGAACGAAATCCAATTGTCCGGCGGGAAGCTCAGTCGGGTACAGATCTATACCGTGGCCCGCCCGCCGGCCGAGGCGACCGTCACGCCCCTGACCGACGCCGAAGTTGACGCGATTGCCCAAATGGTCCACGATCGTGCGGGAATAACAACGAACGCCTATTACGGATCGGTCGCCCCGGCTTCGTGA
- the ilvC gene encoding ketol-acid reductoisomerase → MPAKIYYEKDADLALLKGKTIAILGYGSQGHAHALNLRDSGCTVIVGQRPGSANYDLAIKDGFKPMPVEEATEKGEMVNMLLPDEVQGDIFRNNVRPHLKPGNILMCSHGFNVHFGQVEAPKGVDSLLVAPKGPGHLVRSEFEAGGGVPCLIALGEGASDETRKLGLAYAKGIGGTRGGVIETTFAEETETDLFGEQVVLCGGVSALVKAGFETLVEAGYQPEMAYFECMHELKLIVDLFYQGGLNYMRYSISNTAEYGDYTRGPRIVTDQTRAEMKKILKEIQNGQFAREWILENKANAPAFKATRRMERSHPIEVVGRQLRRLMSWIKSKEV, encoded by the coding sequence ATGCCCGCGAAAATCTACTACGAAAAAGACGCTGACCTCGCCTTGCTCAAGGGAAAAACGATTGCCATCCTTGGGTACGGATCGCAGGGGCATGCCCACGCCTTGAATCTACGCGACAGCGGGTGCACTGTGATCGTGGGGCAGCGTCCCGGTAGCGCGAATTACGATTTGGCGATCAAAGACGGCTTCAAGCCGATGCCGGTCGAAGAAGCTACCGAAAAAGGCGAAATGGTCAATATGCTCCTGCCGGACGAAGTGCAGGGAGATATCTTTCGCAATAATGTTCGTCCCCACTTGAAGCCGGGGAACATTCTCATGTGCTCGCATGGCTTCAACGTACATTTCGGTCAGGTCGAAGCGCCCAAGGGAGTTGACTCGCTGTTGGTTGCTCCGAAGGGGCCTGGCCACCTGGTGCGGAGCGAATTCGAAGCGGGCGGCGGCGTTCCCTGCCTGATCGCGCTTGGTGAAGGCGCAAGCGACGAGACTCGCAAACTGGGACTGGCCTACGCCAAGGGTATCGGCGGCACCCGTGGCGGCGTCATTGAGACCACATTTGCCGAAGAGACTGAGACCGATCTCTTTGGAGAGCAAGTTGTGCTCTGTGGCGGGGTCAGCGCCTTGGTCAAGGCGGGCTTCGAGACGTTGGTCGAGGCCGGTTATCAGCCCGAGATGGCGTATTTCGAATGTATGCACGAGCTAAAGTTGATCGTCGACCTGTTTTATCAGGGCGGTTTGAACTACATGCGTTACAGCATTTCGAACACGGCTGAATACGGCGATTACACCCGCGGACCGCGTATCGTCACCGACCAAACGCGGGCCGAAATGAAGAAGATTCTCAAGGAAATTCAGAACGGTCAGTTCGCCCGTGAGTGGATACTGGAGAACAAGGCCAACGCCCCGGCTTTCAAGGCCACGCGTCGCATGGAGCGGAGTCACCCGATCGAGGTGGTGGGTAGGCAACTGCGACGCTTAATGAGCTGGATCAAGTCGAAGGAAGTCTAA
- the ilvN gene encoding acetolactate synthase small subunit produces MRHVISALVQNVPGVLAHISGMLASRGYNIDSLAVGETEDPQLSRMTFVIMGDDSVLEQVRKQLAKIVTVVVVDDISSQNFVERDLMLIKVAATDGARRNEVHQLAEIFRGRVVDVAAEAVVVEISGQERKIEAFIELMRPFGIRELVRTGRIAMVRGNSTSTIDRRSPTGRNFDATPSDFA; encoded by the coding sequence ATGCGTCACGTAATATCGGCGCTGGTACAGAACGTGCCGGGGGTACTGGCGCATATCTCGGGCATGCTCGCCTCGCGTGGCTACAACATCGACAGTCTGGCCGTGGGCGAGACCGAAGATCCGCAACTTTCCCGCATGACATTCGTCATCATGGGAGATGACAGCGTACTGGAACAAGTCCGCAAGCAACTTGCTAAGATCGTCACGGTGGTGGTGGTCGACGATATCAGCTCGCAGAACTTTGTCGAGCGCGATCTAATGCTTATCAAAGTGGCTGCCACCGACGGTGCTCGCCGCAATGAGGTCCATCAATTGGCCGAGATCTTCCGCGGTCGCGTGGTTGACGTCGCCGCCGAGGCCGTGGTTGTCGAGATCTCGGGCCAAGAGCGAAAGATTGAAGCCTTCATCGAGTTGATGCGACCGTTTGGCATTCGCGAGTTGGTTCGCACGGGTCGAATTGCCATGGTCCGCGGGAACTCGACCAGCACGATTGATCGCCGGTCTCCCACGGGCCGCAATTTCGATGCGACGCCGTCCGACTTTGCGTGA